GTTTATGTACTGCTAGttaacttgaaattttagtttatgttttgcTAGTTCTAAGGCGTGTTGCATGATCAATAACGGATTTGGTATATAAAAATTGCAAATATTTGGTATCCACGTTTATCTGCTGATGAATTTTGTGATACTGTATCCTGCTGCTTTTCGAGAAATATTTtgtacatgtatatgaaactggATTGATATGAGCTTTCTTTGAATGCTAGGGtaggaaaaaaaatcatatgcaaAACACGGAAGAAATTGGTTAGTTTAGTTCATATAGAACTTGgtacttttccttttcttttatgcTATGGTTCTGAATagaaataacttaattaaaaaatttctcTTAGATAATTTTCAGCCTTTGCAAGTAAATCAAATATTATGAGTGCCTTACAGAAGTGTTTGGTTTGCACAATATGATGTCCTTGATGTCTAAATGGAGTTTACTGGAgtgatttagaaaaaaataaattattttgcaCAAGGGTCTTATCTCCCATTTTTATCCAATAGGTGATTGAATTGGTTGGAGTTCTCATTTCATCAGATGTATAGCATGTGTCATTACTGTGGTGCTGAAATTACAAAGATCAGTGAAGACAAAAGGAAACTGGAGAATGGTAATGCTTTAATCTCTTGTAGTGGAGACCCAATTCAGTCATGTAAATTATGTTGGGAGAGGCAAGGAAGAGAATTTGTAAAACGATATGGTATTACTCCATATTCAACACCAATGATCAGTCCAACTTCTTCATTGTCTAGCAGTGATCGTTCATATTCCAGCTGCAGTAAGTATCTATCtagtttttatttgttaatttatttcCATCTCAATTTGAGctaactattttatattttgtattctgTTCCATCAGGTGATTTTTCTATTGATGTAATAAACTCATACGATCGGTAGGTGCCCTTCTTTTCATTGTGGTGCTGTTATACTACTAGTTGTTATTAACTGGAATCTTGTAATTCTATATATGTTTGACCGTGAATATGAACATTACTTATATTTGATATTTCTCAGGGTTGAGGGTGACCAAGAGTTTGGTTCAAAAAATAGTCATGGGGAGCTCAATTGTCTGCCAAATGGGCGAAACCCGTGCTCAGAAGGCCTTGGGAAGAGACTTGATAGCTCAAATCTGATGTCTGAAAGCGActtgagagataagaaagatAGCAATGATATGGACATAGTTAGAGATGGTGAGATAACACAAACTAGTAATGAACAACAAGCAAAAGAAAATGTTGTCGAAAATTCTGCTAGAGCCTTTGTCAAAGAGAGTGGAGTTTCTCAAGTTATTAGTGGTGAAAGAGATAATCAAATTTGGGAACCTCCAGAACCTGAAGATCCAGAGGACGACTTGGAGAATTCTCTGGCTTATGATGACGATGATGACGAAGATGATGAATGTGGAGATGGCACAAAATGGGGAAAACCAAGTTCCTTGAGTCATACGGATGTGAGCAATGGACGCTACAGGtttaaagaggaaaaagaaagggCAATTAAAGAGGTGATAGATGGGAAGTTCAAAGCCATTGTCAGTCAACTTCTTAAATCTGTGGGTGTTGCCTGTTCTGTGAGTGACAGTGATAGTTGGGTGGATATAGTTACTTCTTTATCTTTGGAAGCTGCACTTTTCTTGAAGCCTGATGCTATTGATGGCAATGCAATGGGTCCCGATGGATATGTGAAAGTGAAATGCATTGCAACCGGTTCTCGCAGTCAAAGGTGATATGATTTCAATATACTGTTTGAAGTTATATTGCTCTTAGTTGtggatatttattttataattaatttagattTCTCATTGAAGAAACAGatgggtgttttttttttaaagattgatGGGTGATGGTAATGTGCTTTTCTGAAGTATCTTCTTCAGATAGTTCTTATAAACATCTATTATCtatgtaaaatttatttcattaagaGAGTATTGGTTACTTCTCCTTCAACTGGTAGCATGCGAAAAGCcattctctttttttaaattttaaagttctttTTTTAGTTGCATGCATGTATGAGCATGCGTGGAAATCAACATCTCTCGTGCTTTATTTGAAACACCTCtttataatagaaaattaatGCTATTTGTGTTATAGGATTTTTGTCTCTTGAactattataaattaacctattttTTTGCAGCCAATTAATCAAAGGCTTGGTCTTCAAAAAGCGTGCTGCTCATAAGCACATGCAAACTAAGTTCAGGAATCCAAGGCTGTTATTAATTCAGGGAGCCCTTGGTCAATCTTCTAGTGGGTTGTCTTCATTAGATTCACTAGATGAGGTACCATGGCAAAAGTAAACTCTATTTCTTTGCAATGCAGTAAATTTTCTACTCCATGTTCTGATCATTGACCCTTGAAAACAGGAAAAAGGTCATATGAAATCTCTAAGCGAGATGATAGATAAGTGTCATCCAAATGTGATATTGGTGGAAAAAACTGTTTCACGTGATGTTCAAGAGAGTGTTCTTGCCAAAGGAATCACACTGGTGTTTGACATGAAGCAACATCGTCTCAAGAGAGTTGCGTGCTGCACTGGCTCATCAATCATACCGTCCGATCATTTGATTGGTCAAAAGCTAAAGCAGAATGACTCCTATAAGCAGTGCGACTCCTTCCATATAGAAAAGTTTGTTGAAGAACATGCTTGCTCTGGTGAAGGGGGAAAACGACCAAGTAAAACATTGATGTTTCTTGAGGGCTGTCCCAAACATCTTTGTTGCACTGTAAGTTGACgacttattcttttttttttctttcttttctaattgTTTTCCCCTGTATGCTCCGGCATGTTTTTGCATACATGCTAACACACAATCACTTGGATGTGGGAAACAAGACAGTTAGATGTTGGATGTGAGCACTGGTAGTATGGTCTGAGAAATTGATATATGGAAAACAAGATATATACGAACACAGTTCTAATAAAAAGAATCATTCCTTTGATAGCTTATTTTGTATTTCTTTTCGTTGCAAAACTTCTCAATGGGAAGGCTTTAAACgttcttttacattatttttaccAGTTGTCCTGATATTAATGAGTAGGACTAGGCCTACTCCAAACCTCATTATCCAAAGCTATTAAGATATTCGACTATAATACATATTAAGTACTTACATCGTTATCTCCTAGGCTATTACATATTGctaattaattttttgttgtaAGTTTGAAATGCAATAATATCTTAAAGCTTGGGCCTCCTATGTTGAACTGTTAAGAAAATGCAGCTTGTTGTATCTTTGCTCCTTTCCCTACAAAGATTACTCAATTGTAGTCTCCTAAGaattttttctttgaaatatttCAACCTATTGTAAATTATCTTAAGATTTTTTATATGCAAATATTCtgcaaattgaattttaaaaagttactaAAAGTATCGGTCTTTTTGATATTGAGATTTTCTTTCTAATCTTCCATAAAATTTAAGAAAGTTCTCAGCTAAACTCTTTTAAAAGATTTTCTCTATTGTAGTAGTCTCCTAAGAATTTCTTTATTGGAAAaagtttaaacttatattttcatTAGTTATGTCGAAACCCAATTTTATCCGAGTATGTTGATTTtgttaaaatgtatatattagtTAAATTGGTTTTCTCCTAAGCATTTAAAAGTCAAATACATTTTCTCTATTGTAGTATCCCCTAAAAATGTACACTTTACCAATTTGtagtttttttacttttgaaGCTTAAGGGTCTTCCACTTGGTTTCTTTGCATCATCGATTTTTATCATCTTGTTTCTCAAAAAGTACTTGTGGTTGATGTCTGGTCTTAAGATGTTTGAACTGATGCTATCTACTGGATAACAGGCTTTCctcttcctttgtttttttttcctggTAAGATATCAACGGCATTTTCCTGTCTGTGAACTTGTTAACTTGATATCATAATTTTGCAGATTTTGCTGAAAGGAAGCCATTCTGAAGAACTGAAAAAGATTAAGTGTGTCTTGCAATATGCTGTTGTCATGGCATATCATTTAATCCTTGAAACTTCTTTCCTTATTGATCAAAAGGCAATGTTCTCTACGATTCCTCTAACTGGGATAGCAGATGTGTTGCCAGCTGATCGTGAATCCCATGCCTTAGAAATTTGCAACATGAATGCTACTTGTCTTGATGAGTCTACTGCTGAAACTGGTTCACATGAAATTGACATTCCCATTTCCAGTGGATTCCATGAAGAAGGTTACCATGTAAATGATGATCAAATTGTGAAGTCAGGATTAGGCAATAGTTCTGCTTTATCTTTGGAGCCATATAATCCAGCCATTTTGTCTGGGTTGTCATCCATTTCTGCCTCTCTGAAGAAAGTAATCGGAAGCAATTTTCCTCTTGCATCCACTGCTCCTTATCGGTCATTGTCTacatattttgggttaaatgggGTGGAATCTAAGCTCACAGAAGCAACTCCTGCAATGAAAAGTTTTGAGGGCTCAGAGCAACTTGATGTGGAATCTAAATCTGGTCCTGATCAAGAGAAATCCCTTGATGATGGACAACCTCAATCTTTTCCAGCTTCCTCTGAAGCACTACTTAACTTGAATGCTGGTGGTGATAATAATGAAGAGAAAATGCAAAATAAGGAGAGCATCAACACAATGTTGGATTCACAGAGTATTTTGGTTCTTATGTCTAGCCGAAATGCCTTAAAGGGGACTATATGTGAGCAAAGCCATTTTAGCCATATAGTTTTCTACAGGAATTTTGATGTTCCTCTTGGGAAGTTCCTTCGAGATAATTTACTCAATCAGGTCTCTGGGTTCttcttttaagaattaaaaaagaaGGAATCTTTTCTGCAGTTTTATCAGTATGTGATTCTTATGAGTCAagtttgattttattgaaagtgAGTCAAGTTTTATTAGGTTGCCCACTGCTCTAAAGTGTTGAAGATATGTTTCGACTActtatttggttatttagtttcttgttaatcttttaaaaaacttAGCTAACGCTTAACTCTATAATGCTGTAGACTGCTTTTGAAAACATAACTTTTCTCAATCCTTGGTACTGTTGAGTTTTCCAGTTTCCGCTGATAGAAACTTTTGCTTTTTGCAGAGAAGCCAATGTTCTATATGCGGTGAACTCCCAGAAGCTCACTTCTACTATTATGCACATCATAATAAGCAGCTAACAATACAAGTTAAACGGCTTCCTAAGCATTTACCTGGGGAAGCTGAGGGAAAACTCTGGATGTGGAGTCGCTGTGGCAAGTGTCAATCTGAGAATGGAATGTCAAAATCTACGAAAAGAGTGCTAATTTCAACTGCTGCACGTTTTCTCTCATTTGGAAAGTTCTTGGAGCTCAGCTTTTCTGAACACAACACATCCTGTGGATTATCCAGCTGTGGCCATTCTCCACACAAGGATTTTCTATATTTCTTTGGGTATGGATAACTCTTTCCGTTTTTATTTAACAACGAACTACTTTCAAATGTATTATTGAGCAGGAAATTTTGTCCTTTATGTTTAAGACTTGGGCACTTTATGTTTTGTAGTAATAGCTTGTGAGTATATTTATTGGCTAGGGGTTGGGGAGGTTTATGTTTTCTTATGCTAAGAGGCTTGTTTCCCTTATTTATTGTAATTTAATGTAACTGCAGGTTAGGCCCTATGGTTGCAATGTTTAGTTTTTCTTCAGTTACCACTTATACTGTGTCCATGCCTCCACAACAGCTGGAGTTTAGCATGTCAATCAGACCAGATTGGCTGAAGGAAGAACCCGAGAATGTATGTGGATATTCTGTTCTCACTGTGCTTTGATTTATGACCTAATGTTTATTATCTGGTAAACTATAAACACAAGCatgttaatatgtttgaattggtgGTATTTTCTTCAGGTTTACACAAAAGGAATGGTAATGTTCAGAGAGGTTGCAACCTTTTTGGTTCAGATAAGGTCTCAGTTTGCGGGTTCAACCTTAAACCTTAAAGATTCCTTAAAAGTATTCTCTGATGTTGAAGAGATGCTGGAACTGGAAACTTCTGAATTTGAGGTTGGTTTCTCTTCGTCTTTCTGTTAAGTTGTTGGGTGCTGttgcttttactttttttttttcatatgttCCATTGGGAAAAAATTGCAGCTAAACATTCAGAATGCTGTTGCAAATAATGGGAATGCAAACGTGGGTTCTCAAAAACTCCTCAGCTTGAACAGACTAAGGTGGGACCTTCTTTTGGAAGCATGCATTTGGGATCGACGCCTGCATTCTCTACTGTTGCCTGATCCGACAGTAGTAGTTGCTGGTGCCAACAACAAAGCAGTGGTGGAGCAGCTGAAGTTGCATACTGATAGTGCTGATGGAGAGGACAGTGGTAGAGAAAGTAAACCTATAGATGGTGATAAAGGTTCTGAAAATACTGGAAATATGAAAGCTTATTCAGGTTCTTTGGTTGGAGGTAATGAATTTCCTGGTGATGAATTATCTTCAAATATTCCTGTTAAAAAATCTGAAGGATGTGACAGCATTCAAGGGAGTGTTACTGAGGTTGAAAACATTGAAAAGCCAAAAGTAGATGCTGTTACGAAATCATCCAAACCAGAGTCCGTTGTGGGACATGATATTTCTGTTTGTTCCCATTTTGGTGATGAGAACTATCAAGCAGAGGATGCACCTATATCAGGTCCTTTACAAGTGGATAGAACAATCCCAATTTCCACTGATCTTGATGACAATGATTCTATGATTGATTCAAATGAATCAAAGATTGATGGATCTCCGCATTCCTTACTATCCAGTTTAGAAAATGTAAATGGATGGTTCTGGATGCCTTTTTCTGAAATCAGACAGATATACATGAAGGACCTTCAAAGAGGAAATGTCCCCAAGTTTGAATCCATCAGTGGTTATACTCCATCACAAATACCCACAGGCTGTCAATTAATCAGGGAGGAAGCATCAAGGCTACGCATACCTCTAGGAACTAATGACTATATTGTGTCAGATTATGAAGGTGAACTCTCGAGTATAATTGCTTGTGCATTGGCATTGCTGAAAGATCTGCCTGCTGGAACTGAAGTGTCCAATGAGGATGGGAGGAGAGATAGACTAGTTGAAAGTTTACGAAGCCTAAGTCGTGTTCCTACTTTAACGTCCCTGCATTGGTCGTCCAGTGGTTCCTCTGATTCAGAGTCTGTCTCTAGTCTGAGTATTTCTTCAGAAGAGTCGCGCTTCTCCAGTTTTGATGGGTTAAGCTTGTTGGATTCTCTAGTTCCTCCTGATGCGCATAACATAGAGGTTTCTCTAGGGGTTTCAAAATCACTTGGGAAGGGTAAATACTCGGTATTTTGTTTATATGCTAACCAGTTCCGTGATCTTCGAGAGCGGTGCTGCCCTTCAGAGCTTGATTATATTGCTTCCCTTAGCCGATGCAGAAATTGGGATGCCAAAGGAGGGAAGAGCAAGTCCTTTTTTGCTAAAACACTTGATGATAGGTTTATTATAAAAGAAATCAAGAAGACAGAATATGAATCATTTGAGAAGTTTGCTTTACATTATTTCAAGTACATGAACCAATCATTTGAGTCTGGAAGCCAAACTTGCCTTGCTAAAGTTCTTGGGATTTATCAGGTTTGCTTtccttttcattttaaaaaatatgcgATTGCTTTATTCTTTGCTCTTTTTTTTGAACATTTAAACATTTTGCAGGTAATAGTAAGACAGCCTAAAACAGGGAAAGAGACAAAACATGATCTTATGGTGATGGAGAATCTTACCTTCGGTAGAAATATTACTCGCCAGTATGATCTTAAAGGGGCCTTGCATGCTCGATTCAATTCAGCTGCTGAGGGTTCTGGAGATGTTCTTTTGGATCAGAACTTTGTCAATGACATGAATTCCTCTCCATTATATGTTAGTAATCAAGCCAAGCGTCTCTTGCAACGGGCTGTATGGAATGACACAACTTTCCTCAATGTGAGTTTTAATTTCTTTCTACTGGACTTTTCCTTGCTCGGACTAGATgcattctttcttttcttgaataAATTTTGCCCTTATAGTATTCAGCACTCCCCATCAACCCCAACATCCCAAACCCCTCCCTCAATCCCATATATCATCTATATATTTCCTTTGTATGTTATATTCCTCAAATTTGGAATGAGGTGTTGACTGAGTTGTGTTCTCTTTTGCAGTCAATCAATGTAATGGATTATTCTTTACTTGTTGGGGTGGATATGGAGCGGCGGGAGCTTGTATGTGGGATCATTGATTATCTCAGGCAGTATACTTGGGACAAACAACTTGAGACATGGGTTAAGTCTTCATTGGTTGTTCCTAAGAATTTGTTGCCAACTGTGATTTCTCCCAAGGAATATAAGAAAAGATTCAGAAAGTTCATGTCAACGTACTTTTTGAGTGTCCCTGATCACTGGTGTTCACAGGGATCCTCTGACCCTTGCCAACTATGTGGCACTCCAAATGATGCCTCGTCTCAACCCGAGTCCCTAAATGGTATTTCTGCCTAGTTCTTGTATTCCTTGTTTCCCATTTATTCTTTGAATCAGCCCTCATTTTTTATAGCCAGTTGAAAAATgctgtgtgtatatatatacccAACCCCATTATAATGCAATTTTTAGCAAATTTGTGGGGATAGTTTCAACTAGCATTCGTCTTATGTTCATAATTTTGTATGGTCGAGTGAGAATGTAAAGACCCGATGTTATTGGAAGATTGGTAAtgtaaaatcaatttaaagtttCAGCTACCAATTTGTATTCTTGGTGCCTTTTCCTGTAgttgtatttatgtgtttttttccTTCTGAATTTCTGCTATCAGCCTTTGGAATTACTGCTGCTGCATACAGTTGctacacttttattttaatttttgtgtaatTTATAATGATCCAGGTTTATTTATGTAAGTAATTGAATTAAtggataaaatttaatttctattatgacttaattaaaaaaagtacTCTTAATCTATATTGTTTTCCCAAATAATTACCTAAACACTTTTTTCTTTGGGTCAATATAGATACTATTGTGCGGTTACCTATTTAACCCTAAACCTTGTCCAAAAAAATTGTTCAATCAGAAGTTACCACGTCACTTTGTAagcaatatattttaaaatttacatgaaattttaaaaaaacagggaaaaaataaaaatgatttttaattaaatttattatcgtaattaatagttttttttttacccaaaaGAAGCCAAcccaaattgtaacttttaccATTTGTTTCCTTTCGGTAATCAAAAccaaacttttcattttctttctagGATCGTAATCTTCCATTATcgtttgggtttgggtttagtTTTTCATG
The sequence above is drawn from the Gossypium hirsutum isolate 1008001.06 chromosome A05, Gossypium_hirsutum_v2.1, whole genome shotgun sequence genome and encodes:
- the LOC107959553 gene encoding putative 1-phosphatidylinositol-3-phosphate 5-kinase FAB1D, translating into MYSMCHYCGAEITKISEDKRKLENGNALISCSGDPIQSCKLCWERQGREFVKRYGITPYSTPMISPTSSLSSSDRSYSSCSDFSIDVINSYDRVEGDQEFGSKNSHGELNCLPNGRNPCSEGLGKRLDSSNLMSESDLRDKKDSNDMDIVRDGEITQTSNEQQAKENVVENSARAFVKESGVSQVISGERDNQIWEPPEPEDPEDDLENSLAYDDDDDEDDECGDGTKWGKPSSLSHTDVSNGRYRFKEEKERAIKEVIDGKFKAIVSQLLKSVGVACSVSDSDSWVDIVTSLSLEAALFLKPDAIDGNAMGPDGYVKVKCIATGSRSQSQLIKGLVFKKRAAHKHMQTKFRNPRLLLIQGALGQSSSGLSSLDSLDEEKGHMKSLSEMIDKCHPNVILVEKTVSRDVQESVLAKGITLVFDMKQHRLKRVACCTGSSIIPSDHLIGQKLKQNDSYKQCDSFHIEKFVEEHACSGEGGKRPSKTLMFLEGCPKHLCCTILLKGSHSEELKKIKCVLQYAVVMAYHLILETSFLIDQKAMFSTIPLTGIADVLPADRESHALEICNMNATCLDESTAETGSHEIDIPISSGFHEEGYHVNDDQIVKSGLGNSSALSLEPYNPAILSGLSSISASLKKVIGSNFPLASTAPYRSLSTYFGLNGVESKLTEATPAMKSFEGSEQLDVESKSGPDQEKSLDDGQPQSFPASSEALLNLNAGGDNNEEKMQNKESINTMLDSQSILVLMSSRNALKGTICEQSHFSHIVFYRNFDVPLGKFLRDNLLNQRSQCSICGELPEAHFYYYAHHNKQLTIQVKRLPKHLPGEAEGKLWMWSRCGKCQSENGMSKSTKRVLISTAARFLSFGKFLELSFSEHNTSCGLSSCGHSPHKDFLYFFGLGPMVAMFSFSSVTTYTVSMPPQQLEFSMSIRPDWLKEEPENVYTKGMVMFREVATFLVQIRSQFAGSTLNLKDSLKVFSDVEEMLELETSEFELNIQNAVANNGNANVGSQKLLSLNRLRWDLLLEACIWDRRLHSLLLPDPTVVVAGANNKAVVEQLKLHTDSADGEDSGRESKPIDGDKGSENTGNMKAYSGSLVGGNEFPGDELSSNIPVKKSEGCDSIQGSVTEVENIEKPKVDAVTKSSKPESVVGHDISVCSHFGDENYQAEDAPISGPLQVDRTIPISTDLDDNDSMIDSNESKIDGSPHSLLSSLENVNGWFWMPFSEIRQIYMKDLQRGNVPKFESISGYTPSQIPTGCQLIREEASRLRIPLGTNDYIVSDYEGELSSIIACALALLKDLPAGTEVSNEDGRRDRLVESLRSLSRVPTLTSLHWSSSGSSDSESVSSLSISSEESRFSSFDGLSLLDSLVPPDAHNIEVSLGVSKSLGKGKYSVFCLYANQFRDLRERCCPSELDYIASLSRCRNWDAKGGKSKSFFAKTLDDRFIIKEIKKTEYESFEKFALHYFKYMNQSFESGSQTCLAKVLGIYQVIVRQPKTGKETKHDLMVMENLTFGRNITRQYDLKGALHARFNSAAEGSGDVLLDQNFVNDMNSSPLYVSNQAKRLLQRAVWNDTTFLNSINVMDYSLLVGVDMERRELVCGIIDYLRQYTWDKQLETWVKSSLVVPKNLLPTVISPKEYKKRFRKFMSTYFLSVPDHWCSQGSSDPCQLCGTPNDASSQPESLNGISA